In Rahnella sikkimica, the following are encoded in one genomic region:
- the ilvA gene encoding threonine ammonia-lyase, biosynthetic encodes MAVSQPLPDQPCGAEYLRAVLRAPVYEVAQVTPLQVMEKISSRLGNTVLVKREDRQAVHSFKLRGAYSMIASLTEEQAARGVITASAGNHAQGVALSATKKGIKSLIVMPVATADIKVDAVRHFGGEVLLFGANFDEAKGKAIELSQQQGMTFVPPFDHPAVIAGQGTLAMELLQQDAHLDRVFVPVGGGGLAAGVAVLIKQLMPQIKVIGVEAEDSACLRAALDAGEPVDLARVGLFAEGVAVKRIGNETFRLCREYLDDVITVDSDSICAAVKDLFEDVRAIAEPSGALALAGMKKYVQQHNIKGERLAHILSGANVNFHGLRYVSERCELGEQREALLAVTIPERKGSFLKFCQLLGGRSVTEFNYRYADADNACIFVGVRLTRGHAERQEIIAELNHDGYQVVDLSDDEMAKLHVRYMVGGRPTKPLRERLYSFEFPESPGALLKFLHTLGTHWNISLFHYRSHGTDFGRVLAAFELNEEEPEFEKNLTALGYDCHNESDNPAFRFFLAG; translated from the coding sequence ATGGCGGTATCACAACCTCTGCCCGACCAGCCGTGTGGCGCAGAATATCTGCGCGCCGTGCTGCGTGCGCCGGTTTATGAAGTCGCACAGGTTACGCCTTTGCAGGTCATGGAAAAGATCTCTTCCCGGTTGGGTAACACTGTTCTGGTGAAGAGGGAAGACCGCCAGGCTGTTCACAGTTTTAAACTGCGCGGCGCGTATTCCATGATTGCCAGCCTGACGGAAGAACAGGCTGCGCGGGGTGTGATCACGGCGTCAGCCGGTAATCATGCGCAGGGCGTTGCGCTGTCAGCGACCAAAAAGGGCATTAAATCTCTGATTGTCATGCCGGTTGCCACGGCGGATATCAAAGTCGATGCGGTGCGTCATTTCGGTGGCGAAGTGCTGTTGTTTGGCGCGAATTTCGACGAAGCCAAAGGCAAAGCCATCGAGCTTTCACAGCAGCAGGGCATGACCTTTGTGCCGCCGTTTGATCATCCTGCGGTGATCGCCGGACAAGGCACGCTGGCGATGGAGTTGCTGCAACAGGATGCACATCTCGACCGCGTATTCGTGCCGGTCGGCGGTGGCGGCCTGGCCGCTGGTGTCGCTGTATTAATCAAACAACTGATGCCGCAAATCAAAGTGATTGGCGTCGAAGCCGAAGATTCAGCCTGTCTGCGGGCGGCATTGGATGCCGGTGAACCGGTTGATCTGGCGCGTGTCGGGCTTTTCGCCGAAGGCGTGGCCGTGAAGCGTATCGGTAACGAAACCTTCCGCCTGTGCCGTGAATATCTTGATGACGTGATCACCGTCGACAGCGATTCAATCTGCGCGGCGGTCAAAGATTTGTTCGAAGATGTTCGCGCCATCGCCGAGCCTTCCGGGGCGCTGGCGCTGGCGGGCATGAAGAAATACGTGCAGCAGCACAACATCAAGGGCGAACGTCTGGCGCATATTCTTTCCGGCGCGAACGTGAATTTCCATGGCCTGCGTTATGTGTCTGAGCGCTGCGAGCTGGGCGAACAACGCGAAGCCCTGCTGGCGGTGACCATTCCTGAACGCAAAGGCAGCTTCCTGAAATTCTGCCAGTTGCTCGGTGGCCGTTCAGTAACGGAATTCAACTACCGTTACGCCGACGCGGACAACGCCTGCATTTTCGTGGGTGTGCGTCTCACGCGAGGCCACGCAGAACGGCAGGAAATCATCGCCGAGCTGAATCACGACGGTTATCAGGTCGTGGATTTATCTGATGATGAAATGGCGAAACTGCATGTGCGCTACATGGTGGGCGGGCGTCCAACCAAGCCACTGCGCGAGCGGCTTTACAGTTTCGAGTTCCCGGAATCACCGGGCGCGTTGCTGAAATTCCTGCATACGCTGGGCACGCACTGGAATATTTCGCTGTTCCATTATCGCAGCCACGGCACCGATTTTGGTCGCGTGCTGGCCGCGTTTGAGCTGAATGAAGAAGAGCCGGAGTTCGAGAAAAACCTGACGGCGCTGGGTTATGACTGTCATAACGAAAGTGATAATCCTGCGTTCCGCTTCTTCCTGGCGGGCTAA
- the rep gene encoding DNA helicase Rep, whose product MRLNPSQQHAVEFVTGPCLVLAGAGSGKTRVITNKIAHLIRECGYQARHIAAVTFTNKAAREMKERVAQTLGRKESRGLLIATFHTLGLEIIKREFAALGMKSNFSLFDDQDQLALLKELSEKWLENDKTLLQQLISTISNWKNDLVDPSHAAGLARSERDQIFAHCYGLYHDHMRACNILDFDDLILLPTLLLQKNEEVRERWQNKLRYLLVDEYQDTNTSQYMMVKLLVGNRARFTVVGDDDQSIYSWRGARPQNLVLLKEDFPQLQVVKLEQNYRSSQRILKAANILIANNPHVFEKRLFSELGYGETLKVVTANNEDHEAERVVGELIAHHFINKTGYGNYAILYRGNHQSRLFEKMLMQNRIPYRISGGTSFFSRPEIKDLLAYLRVLTNPDDDSAFLRIVNTPRREIGAATLQKLGEWANQRNKGLFKASFDMGLSQYLTGRGLESLQRFTHWMGTLSERVEREPVAAVRDLIHGIDYESWLFETSPSPKAAEMRMKNVNQLFSWMTEMLEGTDLDEPMTLTQVVTRFTLRDMMERGENDEELDQVQLMTLHASKGLEFPYVFLVGMEEGLLPHQSSIDEDNVDEERRLAYVGITRAQKELTFTLCRERRQYGELIRPEPSRFLMELPQDDLAWESERKVVSAQERMVKGQSHLEKIREQLAKAKGGN is encoded by the coding sequence ATGCGATTAAACCCCAGCCAACAACATGCCGTCGAATTCGTCACCGGGCCCTGCCTGGTTCTGGCGGGTGCTGGCTCCGGCAAAACCAGGGTGATTACCAATAAAATCGCACACCTGATCCGCGAGTGCGGCTATCAGGCCCGCCACATTGCGGCCGTGACCTTCACCAATAAAGCGGCGCGCGAGATGAAAGAGCGTGTGGCGCAAACCCTTGGGCGAAAAGAATCGCGCGGCTTGCTGATCGCAACTTTCCATACGCTGGGGCTGGAAATCATCAAGCGCGAATTTGCCGCGCTGGGCATGAAATCCAATTTCTCCTTGTTCGACGATCAGGACCAGCTGGCTCTTCTCAAAGAGCTGAGCGAGAAGTGGCTGGAAAATGACAAAACGCTGTTGCAACAGCTGATCTCGACGATCTCAAACTGGAAGAACGATCTGGTTGATCCGTCCCATGCGGCGGGCCTTGCGCGATCGGAGCGCGATCAGATCTTCGCGCACTGCTACGGGCTTTATCATGACCATATGCGCGCCTGTAATATTCTCGACTTCGATGACCTGATCCTGCTGCCGACGCTGCTGTTGCAGAAGAATGAAGAAGTGCGCGAGCGCTGGCAGAACAAACTGCGCTATCTGCTGGTCGATGAATATCAGGACACCAACACCAGTCAGTACATGATGGTGAAACTGCTGGTCGGCAACCGCGCGCGTTTTACCGTGGTTGGCGACGACGATCAGTCCATTTACTCCTGGCGCGGCGCGCGTCCACAAAACCTGGTGCTGCTGAAAGAAGATTTCCCGCAGTTGCAGGTGGTTAAGCTCGAGCAGAACTACCGTTCCTCGCAGCGCATTCTGAAAGCGGCCAACATCCTGATCGCCAACAACCCGCATGTGTTCGAGAAGCGGCTTTTCTCTGAACTGGGTTACGGCGAGACGCTGAAAGTGGTGACCGCCAACAATGAAGATCACGAAGCCGAGCGCGTGGTTGGCGAGCTGATTGCGCACCACTTTATCAACAAGACCGGCTATGGTAATTACGCGATTTTGTACCGCGGTAATCACCAGTCGCGCCTGTTTGAAAAAATGCTGATGCAGAACCGCATTCCGTACCGCATTTCCGGTGGCACATCGTTCTTCTCGCGACCTGAGATTAAAGATTTGCTGGCCTATCTGCGCGTCCTGACCAACCCTGACGACGACAGCGCATTCCTGCGTATCGTAAATACACCGCGCCGTGAAATCGGTGCCGCGACGCTGCAAAAGCTGGGTGAATGGGCGAATCAGCGCAATAAAGGTTTGTTCAAAGCCAGCTTCGATATGGGATTGAGTCAGTATCTGACCGGGCGCGGCCTGGAATCACTGCAACGGTTCACGCACTGGATGGGCACTCTTTCTGAGCGGGTCGAACGCGAACCGGTCGCGGCGGTACGGGATCTGATCCACGGCATCGATTACGAAAGCTGGTTGTTCGAAACCTCGCCGAGTCCGAAAGCGGCAGAAATGCGCATGAAAAACGTCAATCAGCTTTTCAGCTGGATGACTGAAATGCTCGAAGGCACCGATCTGGATGAGCCAATGACCCTCACGCAGGTGGTCACCCGATTTACGCTGCGCGACATGATGGAACGCGGTGAAAACGATGAAGAACTGGATCAGGTTCAGTTGATGACGCTGCACGCCTCGAAAGGGCTGGAATTCCCGTATGTGTTTCTGGTCGGCATGGAAGAAGGCTTGTTGCCGCACCAGAGCAGCATCGATGAAGACAATGTCGATGAAGAACGCCGTCTGGCGTATGTGGGTATTACCCGCGCCCAAAAAGAACTGACGTTTACGCTTTGCCGCGAACGCCGTCAGTACGGCGAATTAATTCGCCCTGAACCCAGCCGCTTTTTGATGGAGTTGCCGCAGGATGATTTAGCCTGGGAAAGTGAGAGGAAAGTCGTCAGTGCGCAGGAACGGATGGTGAAAGGGCAGAGCCATCTGGAGAAAATCCGCGAGCAGCTGGCGAAAGCCAAAGGCGGAAACTGA
- the ilvY gene encoding HTH-type transcriptional activator IlvY, whose protein sequence is MDLRDLKLFLHLAESRHFGRSSKAMHVSPSTLSRQIQRLEEELGQPLFQRDNRTVQLTSAGEQLKTFAQQTLLSYQQLRSGLDQHGPTLSGELRLFCSVTAAYSHLPPILDRFRAQHPLVEIKLTTGDAADAVEKVQSTEADLGIAGRPESLPGSVDFTQIGEIPMILISPSLPGAVRTQVSVPHPDWSQIPFILPEHGPARKRIDIWFKHNRLSNPLIYATVSGHEAIVSMVALGCGIALIPSVVVDNSPEPVRNRISILDNVTLGAPLELGVCVQKKRLNEPLIEAFWQLL, encoded by the coding sequence ATGGATTTGCGTGATCTGAAACTGTTCTTACATCTGGCGGAAAGCCGCCATTTTGGCCGTTCGTCGAAGGCGATGCATGTCAGCCCGTCAACGCTGTCGCGCCAGATCCAGCGGCTGGAAGAAGAACTCGGCCAGCCGTTATTTCAGCGTGATAACCGCACCGTGCAACTGACCAGCGCGGGCGAACAGCTCAAAACGTTTGCCCAGCAAACGCTGCTGAGTTACCAGCAACTACGCAGCGGGCTGGATCAGCATGGCCCGACGCTCAGTGGCGAGCTGCGACTGTTCTGCTCGGTCACCGCCGCGTATAGCCATCTGCCCCCTATTCTTGACCGCTTCCGCGCGCAACATCCGCTGGTCGAAATCAAACTGACCACCGGCGACGCCGCCGATGCGGTCGAAAAAGTCCAGTCCACCGAAGCAGACCTGGGGATTGCAGGCCGCCCGGAAAGTTTGCCGGGCAGCGTGGATTTCACGCAGATCGGCGAAATCCCGATGATCCTGATTTCCCCGTCTCTGCCGGGCGCGGTGCGAACGCAAGTCAGCGTGCCACATCCCGACTGGTCGCAAATTCCGTTTATCCTTCCGGAACACGGCCCGGCGCGAAAACGTATCGACATCTGGTTCAAACATAACCGTCTGAGCAATCCGCTGATTTACGCCACGGTGTCCGGCCACGAAGCGATTGTGTCGATGGTCGCGCTCGGTTGTGGCATCGCGCTCATTCCGTCGGTCGTTGTCGATAACAGCCCGGAACCGGTGCGCAACCGTATTTCTATTCTGGATAACGTCACGCTCGGCGCGCCGCTGGAACTGGGCGTCTGCGTGCAGAAAAAACGCCTGAACGAACCGCTGATCGAAGCGTTCTGGCAATTGTTATAA
- the ilvC gene encoding ketol-acid reductoisomerase: protein MANYFNTLNLRQQLAQLGKCRFMGRDEFADEASYLKGKKVVIVGCGAQGLNQGLNMRDSGLDVSYTLRAEAIAEKRASWRKATENGFKVGTYEELIPQADLVVNLTPDKQHSAVVKAVQPLMKDGATLGYSHGFNIVEVGEQIRKDITVVMVAPKCPGTEVREEYKRGFGVPTLIAVHPENDPKGEGMAIAKAWAAATGGHRAGVLQSSFVAEVKSDLMGEQTILCGMLQAGSLLCFDKLVAEGVDEAYAEKLLQFGWETITEALKQGGITLMMDRLSNPAKLRAYALSEQLKEIMAPLFQKHMDDIISGEFSSGMMADWANDDKNLLTWREETGATAFENAPQFDGKISEQEYFDHGVVMIAMVKAGVELAFETMVASGIIEESAYYESLHELPLIANTVARKRLYEMNVVISDTAEYGNYLFANAAVPLLKEFMTTLQAGDLGKSVAETQVDNAQLRDVNEAIRNHPIESIGRTLRGYMTDMKRIAVAS, encoded by the coding sequence ATGGCTAACTATTTCAACACACTGAACCTGCGTCAGCAGCTGGCACAACTGGGCAAATGCCGCTTCATGGGTCGCGATGAATTCGCGGACGAAGCCAGCTACCTCAAAGGTAAAAAAGTGGTGATTGTAGGCTGTGGCGCACAGGGCCTGAACCAGGGCCTGAACATGCGTGATTCCGGTCTGGATGTTTCCTACACCCTGCGTGCAGAAGCAATTGCTGAGAAGCGTGCTTCATGGCGTAAAGCGACCGAAAACGGCTTCAAAGTCGGCACCTACGAAGAACTGATCCCACAGGCCGATCTGGTGGTTAACCTGACGCCAGACAAACAGCACAGCGCTGTGGTTAAAGCGGTTCAGCCTCTGATGAAAGACGGCGCAACCCTGGGTTACTCACACGGCTTCAACATCGTTGAAGTGGGCGAGCAAATCCGTAAAGACATCACCGTCGTGATGGTTGCGCCAAAATGTCCGGGTACTGAAGTTCGCGAAGAATACAAACGTGGTTTCGGTGTTCCGACGTTGATCGCCGTTCACCCGGAAAATGACCCGAAAGGCGAAGGCATGGCAATTGCTAAAGCCTGGGCTGCAGCAACGGGCGGCCACCGTGCAGGCGTTCTGCAATCTTCCTTCGTTGCAGAAGTAAAATCTGACCTGATGGGCGAGCAGACTATCCTGTGCGGTATGTTGCAGGCCGGTTCCCTGTTGTGCTTCGACAAACTGGTTGCTGAAGGTGTGGATGAAGCGTACGCAGAAAAACTGCTGCAATTCGGTTGGGAAACCATCACCGAAGCGCTGAAACAAGGCGGCATCACGCTGATGATGGATCGTTTGTCCAACCCGGCGAAACTGCGTGCTTACGCGTTGTCTGAACAATTGAAAGAGATCATGGCGCCGCTGTTCCAGAAACACATGGACGACATCATCTCCGGCGAATTCTCGAGCGGCATGATGGCTGACTGGGCGAACGACGACAAAAACCTGCTGACCTGGCGTGAAGAAACGGGCGCAACCGCGTTCGAAAATGCACCACAGTTTGACGGTAAAATTTCTGAGCAGGAATACTTCGACCACGGCGTTGTGATGATTGCGATGGTGAAAGCGGGCGTTGAGCTGGCCTTCGAAACCATGGTGGCTTCCGGCATCATCGAAGAATCTGCTTACTACGAATCACTGCACGAACTGCCGCTGATCGCCAACACCGTTGCGCGTAAGCGTCTGTACGAAATGAACGTGGTTATCTCTGATACCGCAGAATACGGTAACTACCTGTTTGCAAACGCTGCAGTACCGTTGCTGAAAGAATTTATGACCACCCTGCAGGCGGGTGATTTGGGTAAATCGGTTGCAGAAACTCAGGTTGATAACGCGCAGCTGCGCGATGTTAACGAAGCTATCCGCAACCACCCAATCGAGTCAATCGGCCGCACATTGCGTGGCTATATGACTGATATGAAACGCATCGCAGTAGCGAGCTGA
- a CDS encoding branched-chain amino acid transaminase yields the protein MTKKADYIWFNGEMVPWAEAKVHVMSHALHYGTSVFEGVRCYDSHKGPVVFRHREHMQRLRDSAKIYRMPVSQSVDELMEACRETLRKNNLVSAYIRPLVFVGDVGMGVNPPDGYKTDVIIAAFPWGAYLGEEALEQGIDAMVSSWNRVAANTIPTAAKAGGNYLSSLLVGSEARRHGYQEGIALDIHGYVSEGAGENLFEVKEGILFTPPFTSSALPGITRDAIIKLAKDMGLEVREQVLSRESLYLADEVFMSGTAAEITPVRSVDGIQVGIGKRGPVTKQIQDAFFGLFTGKTEDKWGWLDPINPQ from the coding sequence ATGACGAAGAAAGCTGATTACATTTGGTTCAATGGCGAGATGGTTCCGTGGGCAGAAGCGAAAGTACACGTCATGTCACACGCATTGCATTACGGCACCTCCGTCTTCGAAGGCGTGCGTTGCTACGACTCCCATAAAGGGCCAGTCGTCTTCCGTCACCGTGAACACATGCAGCGTCTGCGCGATTCCGCAAAAATCTACCGTATGCCGGTTTCCCAAAGTGTTGATGAACTGATGGAAGCCTGCCGCGAGACCCTGCGTAAAAACAATCTGGTCAGCGCGTATATTCGTCCGCTGGTCTTCGTTGGCGATGTCGGTATGGGCGTAAACCCGCCGGATGGCTACAAAACTGACGTAATCATTGCCGCTTTCCCTTGGGGTGCGTATCTGGGCGAAGAAGCGCTGGAGCAGGGTATCGACGCCATGGTTTCCTCATGGAACCGCGTTGCTGCCAACACCATCCCGACGGCGGCGAAAGCTGGCGGTAACTACCTGTCCTCCCTGCTGGTAGGCAGCGAAGCACGCCGGCACGGTTATCAGGAAGGTATCGCGCTGGACATTCACGGCTACGTATCTGAAGGCGCTGGCGAAAACCTGTTCGAAGTGAAAGAGGGCATTCTGTTCACGCCTCCGTTCACCTCTTCAGCACTGCCGGGCATCACCCGCGACGCGATTATTAAACTGGCGAAAGACATGGGCCTTGAAGTTCGCGAGCAAGTTCTGTCCCGCGAATCTCTGTATCTGGCTGACGAAGTCTTCATGTCCGGTACGGCCGCAGAAATCACGCCAGTTCGCAGCGTTGACGGTATTCAGGTCGGCATCGGCAAACGTGGTCCGGTCACCAAACAAATCCAGGATGCGTTCTTCGGTCTGTTTACCGGCAAAACCGAAGACAAATGGGGTTGGCTGGATCCAATCAACCCGCAGTAA
- the ilvD gene encoding dihydroxy-acid dehydratase, whose translation MPKYRSHTTTHGRNMAGARALWRATGMTDDDFGKPIIAVVNSFTQFVPGHVHLRDLGKLVAEQIEASGGVAKEFNTIAVDDGIAMGHGGMLYSLPSRELIADSVEYMVNAHCADAMVCISNCDKITPGMLMASLRLNIPVIFVSGGPMEAGKTKLSDKIIKLDLVDAMIQGANPNVSDADSEQIERSACPTCGSCSGMFTANSMNCLTEALGLSQPGNGSLLATHADRRDLFLNAGRRIVELTKRYYEKDDESALPRNIASKAAFENAMTLDIAMGGSTNTVLHLLAAAQEGGIDFDMTDIDRLSRKVPHLCKVAPSTQKYHMEDVHRAGGVLAILGELDRANLLNRDVKNILNLNLSQTLEKYDIMLTQDEAVKKMFRAGPAGIRTTQAFSQDCRWDTLDDDRADGCIRSLEHAFSKDGGLAVLYGNIAEAGSIVKTAGVDKSNLVFRGPAKVYESQDDAVSAILGGKVVSGDVVVIRYEGPKGGPGMQEMLYPTTYLKSMGLGKECALITDGRFSGGTSGLSIGHVSPEAGSGGLIALVEDGDMIDIDIPNRSMVLDVPAAELAARHEAELARGDKAWTPKNRERVVSYALRAYALLATSADKGAVRDKSKLGG comes from the coding sequence ATGCCTAAGTACCGTTCCCATACCACGACACATGGCCGCAACATGGCTGGCGCCCGCGCTTTATGGCGTGCCACTGGCATGACCGATGATGATTTCGGTAAGCCCATTATTGCCGTTGTGAACTCCTTTACTCAGTTCGTTCCGGGCCACGTCCATCTGCGTGATCTGGGCAAACTGGTTGCCGAGCAAATCGAAGCTTCCGGTGGCGTTGCCAAAGAGTTCAACACCATTGCCGTGGATGACGGGATCGCCATGGGTCATGGCGGTATGCTGTATTCACTGCCTTCACGCGAGCTGATTGCAGACTCCGTGGAATACATGGTGAACGCACACTGCGCCGACGCCATGGTATGTATTTCCAACTGCGACAAAATCACTCCGGGGATGTTAATGGCGTCCCTGCGCCTGAACATTCCGGTGATCTTCGTTTCCGGCGGCCCGATGGAAGCCGGGAAAACCAAGCTGTCCGATAAAATCATCAAACTCGATCTGGTCGATGCGATGATTCAGGGCGCAAACCCGAACGTCAGCGACGCCGACAGCGAACAAATCGAACGTTCAGCCTGTCCGACATGCGGGTCCTGTTCCGGGATGTTCACCGCCAACTCCATGAACTGTCTGACCGAAGCGCTGGGCCTGTCTCAGCCGGGTAACGGCTCATTGCTGGCGACTCACGCTGACCGCCGCGATTTGTTCCTCAATGCCGGTCGCCGTATCGTTGAACTGACCAAACGCTATTACGAAAAAGATGATGAAAGCGCATTGCCACGTAACATCGCCAGCAAAGCCGCATTCGAAAACGCCATGACGCTGGATATCGCCATGGGCGGTTCCACAAACACCGTTCTTCACCTGCTGGCTGCCGCGCAGGAAGGCGGAATTGATTTTGATATGACAGACATCGACCGTCTGTCACGCAAGGTGCCGCACCTGTGTAAAGTCGCGCCGAGTACCCAGAAATATCACATGGAAGACGTACACCGCGCCGGTGGTGTACTGGCGATTCTGGGCGAGTTGGATCGCGCTAACCTGCTGAACCGTGATGTGAAAAACATCCTAAACCTGAACCTGAGCCAGACGCTGGAAAAATACGACATCATGCTGACGCAGGATGAAGCCGTGAAAAAAATGTTCCGCGCGGGCCCGGCAGGTATCCGTACCACGCAGGCTTTCTCACAAGATTGTCGCTGGGATACGCTCGATGATGATCGTGCTGACGGTTGCATCCGCTCGCTGGAACATGCGTTCAGCAAAGACGGCGGTCTGGCCGTGCTTTACGGCAACATCGCCGAAGCGGGCAGTATTGTTAAAACCGCAGGCGTGGATAAATCCAACCTGGTGTTCCGTGGTCCGGCCAAAGTCTACGAAAGCCAGGACGACGCCGTGAGCGCGATCCTCGGCGGCAAAGTGGTTTCCGGTGACGTGGTGGTGATCCGCTACGAAGGGCCGAAAGGCGGGCCGGGTATGCAGGAAATGCTGTATCCGACCACCTATCTGAAATCCATGGGGCTGGGCAAAGAGTGTGCGCTGATCACTGACGGTCGTTTCTCCGGCGGTACGTCAGGTCTGTCTATCGGTCACGTTTCTCCGGAAGCGGGCAGCGGCGGCCTGATTGCACTGGTGGAAGATGGCGACATGATCGACATCGACATCCCTAACCGCAGCATGGTGCTCGACGTTCCTGCGGCCGAACTGGCAGCCCGTCACGAAGCCGAACTGGCGCGTGGCGACAAAGCCTGGACGCCGAAAAACCGTGAACGTGTGGTGTCTTATGCGCTGCGTGCTTACGCATTGCTGGCGACCAGTGCTGACAAAGGTGCTGTTCGCGACAAGTCTAAGCTGGGAGGCTAA
- the ppiC gene encoding peptidylprolyl isomerase PpiC — protein MAKTAAAMHILVKEEAQALDLLEQLKNGGDFEKLAKKHSTCPSGKKGGHLGEFKQGAMVPAFDKVVFSAPLIEPQGPLHTQFGYHIIKILYRN, from the coding sequence ATGGCAAAAACTGCTGCAGCAATGCATATCCTTGTTAAGGAAGAAGCACAGGCGCTCGATCTTCTGGAACAGCTGAAGAACGGTGGCGATTTCGAAAAGCTGGCGAAAAAACACTCTACCTGTCCGTCAGGCAAAAAAGGCGGCCATTTAGGTGAATTCAAGCAAGGCGCAATGGTGCCCGCTTTCGATAAAGTGGTTTTCTCTGCGCCGCTGATCGAGCCACAAGGCCCGCTGCATACCCAGTTCGGCTATCACATCATTAAGATCCTGTACCGCAACTGA
- the gppA gene encoding guanosine-5'-triphosphate,3'-diphosphate diphosphatase encodes MLSSTSLYAAIDLGSNSFHMLVVREVAGSIQTLARIKRKVRLAAGLDKQNLLSQEAMQRGWQCLKLFSERLQDIPREQIRVVATATLRLASNADEFLGKAQEILGCPIQVIAGEEEARLIYHGVAHTTGGPDKRLVVDIGGGSTELVTGIGAQATTLFSLSMGCVTWLERYFTDRNLAKENFDQAEQAAIDMILPVAPQLIANGWQICVGASGTVQALQEIMVAQGMDERITLPKLQQLKQRAIQCGKLEELEIEGLTLERALVFPSGLSILIAIFKTLNIETMTLAGGALREGLVYGMLHLPIEQDIRQRTLRNLQRRYLLDNEQAQRVAQLAENFSLQVAQEWKLDARARELLNSACLIHEIGLSVDFKKAPQHAAYLIRHLDLPGFTPAQKKLLATLLQNQNGMLDLPLLNEQNALPPRQAQRLCRILRLAIIFASRRRDDTLPAVRLRANDDELNVIVPQGWLAQHPLRAEELEQESHWQSYVHWPLFVEEQL; translated from the coding sequence ATGCTAAGCTCCACCTCACTGTATGCAGCAATTGATCTGGGCTCTAACAGCTTTCACATGCTGGTTGTTCGTGAGGTGGCAGGCAGTATCCAGACCCTCGCCAGAATTAAACGCAAAGTGCGTCTGGCTGCCGGTCTGGATAAGCAAAACCTGCTTTCTCAGGAAGCCATGCAACGTGGCTGGCAATGCCTGAAGCTGTTTTCCGAAAGATTGCAGGACATTCCCCGCGAACAAATCCGTGTCGTTGCAACCGCAACGCTGCGGCTTGCCAGCAATGCCGATGAATTTTTGGGTAAAGCCCAGGAAATCCTGGGTTGCCCGATTCAGGTCATCGCTGGTGAAGAAGAAGCCCGCCTGATTTATCACGGCGTTGCCCATACCACGGGCGGCCCGGATAAACGTCTGGTGGTTGATATTGGCGGCGGCAGCACGGAGCTGGTCACCGGTATCGGTGCACAAGCCACCACGCTTTTCAGCCTTTCAATGGGCTGTGTGACCTGGCTGGAACGCTATTTTACTGACCGAAATCTCGCAAAAGAAAACTTCGATCAGGCCGAACAGGCCGCGATCGACATGATCCTTCCGGTTGCGCCTCAGCTGATCGCCAATGGCTGGCAGATTTGTGTCGGTGCTTCCGGCACCGTTCAGGCACTGCAGGAAATCATGGTCGCTCAGGGTATGGATGAGCGTATTACGCTGCCGAAACTTCAACAGCTCAAACAACGCGCGATTCAGTGCGGAAAACTGGAAGAGCTGGAAATTGAAGGCCTGACGCTTGAACGCGCGCTGGTTTTCCCAAGCGGCCTGTCGATTCTCATCGCCATTTTCAAAACCCTGAATATCGAAACCATGACGCTGGCCGGTGGCGCACTGCGTGAAGGTCTGGTTTACGGCATGCTGCATCTGCCGATTGAACAAGATATTCGCCAGCGCACATTGCGTAATCTGCAACGCCGCTATCTGCTTGATAATGAACAGGCGCAGCGTGTGGCACAGCTTGCAGAGAACTTCTCGTTGCAGGTGGCGCAGGAATGGAAGCTCGATGCCCGCGCCCGTGAGCTGCTTAACAGCGCCTGTCTGATCCACGAAATCGGGCTGAGCGTTGACTTCAAAAAAGCGCCACAGCACGCAGCCTATCTGATCCGTCATTTAGACTTGCCGGGCTTTACGCCGGCGCAGAAAAAACTGCTGGCGACGCTGTTGCAAAACCAGAATGGAATGCTCGATTTACCGTTGCTCAATGAGCAAAACGCCTTGCCGCCGCGTCAGGCACAACGTCTTTGTCGTATTCTCCGGCTCGCCATTATCTTTGCCAGCCGCCGCCGTGACGACACGTTGCCCGCCGTACGTTTACGGGCAAATGACGATGAACTGAACGTGATTGTCCCGCAAGGCTGGCTTGCTCAGCATCCGCTGCGGGCAGAAGAGCTGGAACAGGAAAGCCACTGGCAAAGTTATGTCCACTGGCCGCTGTTCGTCGAAGAACAGCTCTGA